The Deltaproteobacteria bacterium genome includes a region encoding these proteins:
- the psd gene encoding phosphatidylserine decarboxylase (Phosphatidylserine decarboxylase is synthesized as a single chain precursor. Generation of the pyruvoyl active site from a Ser is coupled to cleavage of a Gly-Ser bond between the larger (beta) and smaller (alpha chains). It is an integral membrane protein.) — protein sequence MMRKLIAVIIRFLPAGLISRAWGVVVRWQRPRFFVALAKRLFVRFTGIDLAEAEKSIEEYISIEDLFVRYLKTNARSIDVAADAIISPVDGIIGMCGLVLQGTLLQVKGRSYSLAQLLNDEREAARFEGGAYATIYLSPKDYHRIHAPIAGAVHNATVIPGRLLPVFSEVIERIEDLFARNERVVTYIDTETSGCVALVKVGATMVGRIGVTYDLTIRTNTTRAYIRRIEYPEPYVLQKGDEVGVFELGSTVILITEPGRISFDAIAPLQSVQMGLRIGTIH from the coding sequence ATGATGCGTAAATTAATCGCAGTGATTATACGATTTTTACCTGCCGGCCTAATCTCGCGTGCCTGGGGTGTTGTGGTGCGCTGGCAGCGCCCACGTTTTTTTGTTGCACTGGCAAAGCGTTTATTTGTTAGGTTTACTGGTATTGATTTAGCTGAGGCTGAAAAATCAATTGAAGAATATATCAGCATTGAAGATTTATTTGTTCGTTATTTAAAAACTAATGCACGGTCGATTGATGTTGCTGCGGATGCAATAATTTCACCGGTTGATGGCATTATTGGCATGTGTGGATTGGTTTTGCAGGGGACTTTATTACAAGTAAAGGGTCGAAGTTATTCCTTAGCGCAACTACTTAATGATGAGCGTGAAGCTGCAAGGTTTGAAGGTGGGGCATATGCTACTATTTATCTTTCACCAAAAGATTATCATCGCATTCATGCGCCAATTGCTGGTGCGGTACATAATGCTACAGTTATTCCGGGTCGTTTATTGCCGGTTTTTTCAGAAGTAATAGAACGTATTGAAGATTTATTTGCGCGCAATGAGCGAGTGGTTACTTACATTGATACTGAAACATCTGGTTGTGTAGCATTAGTTAAAGTTGGGGCTACAATGGTCGGTCGAATTGGGGTAACTTATGACCTAACCATACGAACGAACACAACACGGGCGTATATAAGACGAATTGAGTATCCTGAGCCGTATGTATTACAAAAAGGTGATGAAGTTGGTGTTTTTGAACTAGGCTCTACGGTTATATTAATCACTGAGCCGGGGCGGATATCTTTTGATGCAATTGCACCTCTACAAAGTGTACAAATGGGCTTGCGTATCGGCACCATTCATTAA